The sequence GACGGTTTTCTCGATCCACAACATGGCATATCAGGGCGGCTTCGGAAGCGAGGACCTCTGGAAGTTCGGTTTTGGGAGCGAGTTCGCCCGAAATGCATTCGCCTCTAACGGCCACGCATCGGCGATGAAAGCCGGGCTTGAAACCTCCGATATGCTCTCGACCGTCTCGCGGCGATATGCACATGAGATACAGACGCCTGAGTTCGGATATGGGCTAGACTGGCTGACGCGGCAGCGGGCCGGCCGCCTTGTCGGGATAACCAACGGCGTCGATTTCGACGTCTGGAATCCGGCGACCGACCCTGAGCTTCCCGCCAACTACGATATTAACGACATGAGCGGAAAGGCCGAGTGCAAGCGGCAGCTTCTCGACCGTTTCGGTTTGCCGCAAGACCTTGAGCGTCCGGTAATTGCTATCGTAACGCGTCTTACAGGACAGAAGGGCATCGAGCTGATCCAACAGGCGGCGGGCGACATTCTCGCGACCGGGGCATTCTTCATCGCACTCGGCTCGGGTGAGAAGCAGTATGAGAATTTCCTCCAGCGGCTTCGCGACGTTGCCCCTAGGCAGGTCGGCGTTTATGTCGGTTACAGCGAACCGCTCGCCCATCAGATCGAGGCTGGTGCGGATATTTTCTTGATGCCGTCGCGATTCGAGCCCTGCGGGCTGAATCAGATGTATTCGCTCCGTTACGGGACGATCCCGGTCGTTCGGGCGGTCGGCGGGCTTGATGATACGGTCGAGAACTTCGACGCCGTAACGGGCCGTGGCAACGGGTTCAAGTTTCACGCCTTTCCGTGCCGACAGGTTCGTCGAGCGGATCTATGAAGCACTTTTCGCATATGCCGATCCGGTGATGCGGGGCCGCATTCGCCGCAACGGAATGGCGATAGATAATTCGTGGGAAAACGCCGCCCGCAAATACGTTGACCTTTACCGCATGACGCTTTCCATCTAATGTTTGCTTTCAAGATCGATAACGATGTTGAACTAACTCTCCCGCAGATGCACCATGCGGAGGAACTGGCGGCGGTCGTTCGAGATAACCTCGATCGGCTCCAACCCTGGATGCCGTGGGCTGTCGACGACTACTCGCTCGAACACGCTAAGCAGTTCGTCTTTCGGACGCTCGACGAATTCTCCCAGGTCGGCCGTTTCGATGCTCTGATCCTTTACCGTGGGCGGTTCGTTGGAACCATCGGTTTTCATCATCTGGACACGACCAACAAGATGGCGTCGGTCGGTTATTGGATCACCCGCGAGCTTGAGGGAAAGGGCGTCGTCACGAAATGCTCGCGTGTCGTTATCAACTATCTTTTTGATACAATGGGACTTAACCGGGTGCAGATCAACTGCAATGTCGAGAACCTTCGGAGCCGTGTGATACCTGAAAGGCTAGGGTTCACGCTGGAAGGAACTCTGCGCGAGGTCGAATATTTGGACGGCAGATTTGGCGATTGGGCGGTATATTCGATGTTAAAACGCGAATGGGAAGCGAACGGCCGAGCATCCGGAAATTGATATGATAATCGTAATTATTGGCGCCCAATGGGGCGATGAGGGCAAGGGAAAGGTCGTTGACCTGCTGGCGGAACGCTTTGATATCGTTTCGCGTTATCAGGGCGGGCACAATGCCGGCCACAGCGTTTACGTCGGCGACCGGGCTTTTGTGCTTCGGCTTCTTCCTTCGGGGATAATCCATCCGGACAAGACGTGTGTGCTCGGGAATGGAATGGTCATCGACCCGAAGGCTTTCTTCGAAGAGGTCGACCAGATCGCCGAAAAGGGCGTCGAGGTCTCGCCCGAACGGCTGAAGGTCTCAAGCCGGGCGCACCTGATAATGCCCTATCACCGGGCACTTGACCATACCTCGGAAGAACGGCTTGGCAACGAAAAGATCGGCACGACGCTCCGCGGCATCGGGCCTGCGTATGAGGACAAAGCGGGCCGGCGAGGTATTCGCGTTGCCGATGCGATGTCGCCGGAGATCTTGAAGCTCAGGATCGAGCGGAACCTTGAGGAAGCAAACCGGATAATCGTTCTTTTCGGCAATCAGCCGCTGAGGGCCGATGAAATACTGGCTGAGATATCGCCTTTGGTCGAGCGGTTGCGGCCGTTCGTTTGCGAGACCTCACATTTTCTAGCCGAGGCTCGCAAGGCCAAGAAGAAGATACTGCTCGAGGGAGCGCAGGCGACGCTGCTCGACGTTGACCACGGGACGTATCCATACGTAACGTCGTCGAACCCGACGGCTGGCGGTGCCTCGGTCGGAGCGGGCATTCCGCCGCACCACATCACGGGAGTCTTGGGAATTGTTCGGACTTACGCAACACGCGTAGGTGAAGGGCCGTTCCCAACGGAGATGCTCGACACCGAGGAGCCGATCGCTCACATCATCCGCGAACGCGGGAACGAATATGGTTCGGTCACCAAGCGGCCGCGGCGATGCGGATGGTTTGACGCGGTCGCGACGCGATATGCCGCCGAGCTCAACGGCTTTGATTCAATCGCACTTACAAAGCTCGATGTGCTCGACGAACTCGATGAGATCAAGGTCTGTGTCGGTTACACGATCAATGGCGAACGCGTTGATACCTTTCCCGCCGTCTCGCATGACCTGCGGCAGATCGAGCCGATCTATGAAACGCTCCCGGGCTGGAAGAGCGATACGCTCGGAACTACCGAGTTTGACGAGCTGCCTGAGAATGCCCAAAACTACGTTCGCTTTCTTTCAGACCGGGTCGGTGTTGAGATCGGACTGATCTCGACCGGGCCGGAACGCGACCAGACGATCATTTTGAAGGAATCAGTAATGGAGGGCTGGTTCGCATAGGTTATTTTTCCGGAGTTCGGGGCCGTTTTCTGGTACCATTATCCGGATCGAAAGCTTAGGAGGGTCAATGAAAAACCTAAAGAACTTAATGCTCGTTCTCGGCCTTGCCATCGGACTCGGGCTTGCTTGCGGAGGCGGCGATCCTGTGCCGCAGGCCTATCAAGGAGACTGGATCGGAACTGACGGTTCAACGATCTACATGTATGGCGACGGCAAGGCTGGCTTCAAGGTCGGCGGAAAATCGGTGGATGGCGGCGGAGCAGAGATCGACAACGCCGCGAAGACACTCACCATTTCGCTCTTTGGTATCAGTCAAACCTGGAAGATCGACGAGGAACCGGCCGACGGCGAAATGAAGCTGAGCGGTGTCGTTTACCGGCGGAATTAGAGTCGGCACTTTCCAACCGATGACGCGGCCTGGACGAAACAACCGGAGCCTTCGCGCTCTTTTAGGTGAACTTGCCTTAGATCACTCGAATAGGTAGAATTTTCAATTCGGCCCGAGCGGCCGTATGGTCCGATAGCTCAGTCGGTAGAGCAAATGGCTTTTAACCATTGGGTCCCAGGTTCGAGTCCTGGTCGGATCACCAGATTCACAAAGGCACGTCTTCACGGCGTGCCTTTTTTGCCGCAATCCCTCCATTACCGACGTTCGAGGGTCATCGGCAAGCCTGAATACATCAAATGGCAATCGGGTTTCTCAAATCCAAATCTGCCGATAGAGAGCCCGGAATCGTCAATTGTACCCAAGAGCAAAATGCGGGCACCGCGGAGTTCGATGATCACCTAGTTGTTGCTCGATACCACAATACGTTCTCAGAATTAAGAACCAGATCGTACTCGCGAACAATAAGTTCATAGGTAGTCGGGGTGTTCTTCCGAATAAGTTCCAAACAAAAGGGATACAAAACCAGGTTTTCCGGTCGGGATTTTGTTATCTCCTCCTCGAGTTTACGCCATTGGCCTTCGACAAAGAATTCCGGCATCCAGCCGTTCGATGAGATCGGCGGGATCTTGTCGTTAAGATAGTAGTAATGCGGTTCGGCACATGCCCAAATGTCGCTTCCGCCTGATTGAAGGCCTGCTGCGCGAGACTGGTCGATGACTTTCCGGTATACTTCCCAGCTATCTCCTATTGGGCCAACCAGTCCATTTTCATAACCAAAGTCGCGCGGCATAAGGCTCGATTTCACAGCCCGCACCGTGAAGACATTAAAAATGGATATAGTGATGACCGTTGCTACAGTAAATATAGCAGCCGCGGTTCGCCTGTGGGCCCAATGACGGCTATCAATTAAGAGAATCATTTCGTCCATACCGCGAAGAGCAAGAAAGCCGAGCGGTACGACGAAAAGCATGAAGTGATATGCCCACCATGATGTTGCCTGCATTATCAAAACAAACAGCCCGACGACCAGCCAGACGCAAAAGCACCATGTGTAAATGGATCGGACGTCGCGGGTCGCTTTGGTTTTGCCGCCCCTTGTTTCATTGCCCTGGGTCCTGAAACGCCTGATCGTCGTCAGGAGCCCGAACACGGACGTTAGTAGAATTAGCGGGGCGAAGGTAAGTGCGAACCATACGACGCTATTTGCCAGGGTCGACAAACGCTCAGCCCCGGCATGGGCCGCAACCGCCTGTTGGGGATACTGGAACGTACTGTAGATGATCTCATCAAGTATTCCGTCGTACCAATATTTCACAAGAAAGAGAGCGATAATGGCCGCGGCAACACTCCAAATCGAAAGCAGGCTCAACGCCGCCCCGGAGAGTGTCAATCTGCTCGACTTCCAAACCGTAGTGGTTATAGCCGCAAGCGTCAGCAGGCCAAGAAGCGGAAGAAATGCGAACTTAAGCATCAACGCGGAGGCGATTGCCAGCCCGCTCACGAAGATTCCGATCATCCACGTTAATGAGCCGACCGAATCACAAGTTCTGGGAATAAATGCAAATGACAAAAACAAGGGAAATCCGACAAGCGTTTCAACTTGAGTCATCTGTAGGCTGCCAGCGGTTGCGTAGTAATACCCAACCGTTGTGAGCGGCATCAGGTATCGTAGCCAGTCATTCTCGAATTGTTCGTCTGTGATCCAAATCAGTGCCGCCGAAAATACTATCCAATACAAAAGCTCAAAAAAATGAATGCCTATTTCCGAAAATCCGAAGATCCGGCCCGCAAATTCATAAAAATAGAAAATGCCCGGCTGCTTGACGTCCCATAGATCCACGTAAAGCTGCGACCCTCCCGCAAGCCCCTTGGCATAGACCAAAAACATTGCTTGATCGCCGTTGAACGATTCAGATAGTCGAATAAGACCGAAAACAAACGCGATTGCTAAAGCAGCAAACGAAGCAATGATCTTAAGGTGGCGTTGAGTCATGGTATCCCCTAGGGTTCGTAACTGTACCTTTCTTCCGTCGACAGAGACAACTGTTGATACCGCGCATTCCGAGGTCAATGTCTGCGGTTGAGCGATCAGCCGGCTTATGGCTTCACTTCCGGGTAACTTCAATAGGTCGCAGGGGTTGCGGTGACGAGCTCTCCTTACCGGTCCCGATCCGAAAGATCTACGCCGCTCATCAACGCTTCCGATAGATCGCGTAGAACAGGTCGTCCGATATATAGGGCAGTCGTATTCGGTCCGGTATGAGTCCGAGCCCTGGCATTCTTCCAAGGCGGTATCTGAGTAACGACTTAATGTGATCGCCCGCGATCCATTTCAATGTTCTGCCTCCGCTAAGCTTCTCAAAGCCTAGCGGGCTGAGACATCTGTCAAGGCCCTCTGAGCTGAACCATTGCAGAACGCTCGGCGGCGAGTATTCGTGCCAGTGTTTGCCGAGCGTTCGGGCAACTATCGAACCGCGATCCCAGGTTTCGATCAGCAGCAGTCCGCGGTCCGTCAGCAGGTCGCGCGCTTTTTCGAATGCCCGCATCGGCTCGCGAAAATGGGCAACTACCTGTATCATCGCGATGGCCGAAAACCGGTCGGACTCACCAAATGCCTCAAGCGTTCCGTGGCGAATGTCGAGCCCTAGTTGGACGCGGCCGTAGGAACCGATCATTTCGTTAGGCTCGATGCCGGTTCCGTTCCACCCCGCGTCATGAAAACCCTTCAGCGTAAAGCCAGCCGCACAACCTACGTCCAGGATCCTCCCGGGTTCCGTATGGCGGGCTAGCTTTCGTGCGTAAAAGACTCCTCGTTTTCGAAGTAGCCGCTCTTCCGAAAGATAGTCCGCATAGCCTGCTCCGCCTTCCGTGAAATAGTGGTCGCCGTAAACCCGCTCGATGTGGTCCTCTTCGTCCCCGGTTTCGGCGAACCTGTGCCCGCACTCCTTGCAGTCAAGGATGTTGATACCCGAGACCTCAAAAACAAAGGCCTGCATCCGTGATCTGCAAAGGGGGCAGGGCATAGGCATTTCACTGTACTGCGGCCGGATCCGTACTGGTCAATGGCCGGCTACGCTTGCCCGCGATCTCCGCGTGTTCCCCTAGCTTTACCGTTTCGAAATCGCGTGTTAGTCTGCCGACAAATTCGTTAAGCAACTCGATCTTCTTCTTATGGTCCATATTCATTGCCGGAAAGAACTCGAGCTCCCGAGCGTCTCCGCCGTCCAGAAAGTCGAGCGGATGCAGAAGCATCGAAGGCTCTACGCCGGCAAGCTTGCAGAACCGAAGGGCCGCATTGAAGTAAAGCCACGCTGACGTTTCTGAAAAACATGCAAGGTAAAGTAGATATGAGAAATGGATCGGTGTCTTTACGCCCGGAAAGGTGGTCACCGGTATCTCCATCAGTTTTCGGCCGTTCACGTTCAATTCGTGCGCTTTCAGGGTCACGAAGCCGTCACCAAACGTTCCGAAGAGCTTCTTCCTCTTCTCTCGCTCTTCCTGAGACATTTTTGGCGACCGCAGAAAGTAATACGCTCTCGCCAAAGGGCCTATATATGTCGGAAACTTTGAACAGTCGTATTTGTAGCCTCTTTCGGCTAGGACCTCCTCTACCGTTGCCGAAAGGCTGAAACCCGGCCCGCGAAAGCCGATCGGCTGCCGCCCCGTCGCGGATTCGATCGCTGCTTCGGCCTTATCAAACTCCTCGGTCAATTGCTCCTTCGAGTAAAGGTGCAGCCACGGCTCGTGATTGAATGAATGGTTCCCGATCTCATGTCCCGCCGCCGGTATTTGCGCTAGAGCCTCGCGGTTCTTCTCAAGTGCGGCGTCCTGCCCGACGATAAAGTAGGTAATTGCAAGGTCTTGCTCCTTAAAAAATGCGAGCGATCGCGGTACCACGGTCTCCAGATATGTTGGAAACGTTTCCCAACCGCTGTCGCCATGTGTCTTCATATACGACCACTTATTATCTAGGTCGAGCGAAAGGCTTGCGATCGGTTTGGCGGAGTTCATAATGCAGCGATTTCGGGCCGGCTTTTCCGGCCTTGCGGTTCAAAGATGGTCGCAAAAGAACGCCTCGGCAAGCTGAACCGTTTCGTTTACGTTAAGCGTTCCGTTGGCGATGTGCGACGAGTTCAGAACATACACCCCTTTGATCGAGGTTCTCACCGGGGCGACCAGTTCCGAGTATCCGACCACTGGGATAGGGAATACCTCCTTGACCCGCGATATCCTCATCTCGGCCACGTCGCTCCGCGAAAGCTCCGGATACATCGCTTCAAGTCCGGCCAGGAACCGTTCCTTTATTGTCTCGTCCGTTTCCGTGAACATTTCGTCATTCGGAGAAAGATACTTCGGAAGGTAGACCAGCGAATTCCCATCGAACTCGCTCTTTTCTACCAGGGCCGTCATTTCGATGATTCCCGTAAATGGCGTTTCGTCCGTTATGTTCGTCACATAAAATTCTGACAAAGGCCGCTTCAGAATTAGTGAAGCACAAATGATCCCCTGATACGGTATCGCCTCGTATCGCGCCTTTTCCTCCTGAGTGAGTTCGGGCAGCATTCCTGCGGCCGCTCGCGGTGTACAGGTCAGCAAGGCCGCATCAAAGTCATCCGAATGGCCTTCCGCCTCCACCTTGACCTTCCCGCCCTCAGAATGAATACTCTTTGCCCGGGTGTTGAGCTTTATCTCTACGCCGAGTTCGGCGAGCCGCTCTCCAAACCGGCCGAGCACGCGGGCATACCCGCCGCGTACGTAGCCGAACATTTCTCTCTTGAGCCCCGATCGCCGTGCCGCATACATCCGTTGGATCGTCGCCCAGATGAAAGCGGCAGACGTTTCCTTGTAGCTGTCACCGAGCTTGGCTCTAAGGAGCGGCCGCCACATTCGCTGAAACGTCTTCCTGCCCGACAGCCGGGTCAGCCATTCTTCGACCGAGATCTTTTCAAGCTTACGCCAATTCTTTACCTTCGAGGCATAAAAGATCGTGCCGCCTAGCCGCAATTTGCTTATCAGGTCGAGCGGCGGAAATCGCAGGAACTCCATTGTGTTGGACATCGAGTAGAGCTTTCCGCCGGAGTAAAAGCCCGTCCGCGTCTCCACCCACCGAAATTCGTCCCCGAGGCCGATCTCTTCGACTATCGCCCGGGTATAGCTGTCCGAAAGCAGCGTAACGTGGTAATGCTTGTCCCACCTGATGCCGCCGATGTCCCAGGCCGCCGCCAGCCCGCCGATCTCGGGCCCCAATTCAAACACCGTGACCTTGTCTCCGCGTTTTGCACATCGCAGCGCGACGGTCAAACCAAGAAACCCGGCACCAACTATCGCTATACGTCTGCTCATCAATGGCCCGGATCGCTATCAAGGCTATTCTCGATCGGCGAGACAAGGCGTTCCTTGATCGTGTAGCGAAGCCCACACTCACACGCGTATTCCGCCGCCTCCGGCTCGCCAAAGCGATAAAAAAGTAGCCCGCATTTGCATACTGCACCTATTGATTTGGCCGGGCTTCC comes from Acidobacteriota bacterium and encodes:
- a CDS encoding class I SAM-dependent methyltransferase — encoded protein: MQAFVFEVSGINILDCKECGHRFAETGDEEDHIERVYGDHYFTEGGAGYADYLSEERLLRKRGVFYARKLARHTEPGRILDVGCAAGFTLKGFHDAGWNGTGIEPNEMIGSYGRVQLGLDIRHGTLEAFGESDRFSAIAMIQVVAHFREPMRAFEKARDLLTDRGLLLIETWDRGSIVARTLGKHWHEYSPPSVLQWFSSEGLDRCLSPLGFEKLSGGRTLKWIAGDHIKSLLRYRLGRMPGLGLIPDRIRLPYISDDLFYAIYRKR
- a CDS encoding polysaccharide deacetylase family protein — translated: MNSAKPIASLSLDLDNKWSYMKTHGDSGWETFPTYLETVVPRSLAFFKEQDLAITYFIVGQDAALEKNREALAQIPAAGHEIGNHSFNHEPWLHLYSKEQLTEEFDKAEAAIESATGRQPIGFRGPGFSLSATVEEVLAERGYKYDCSKFPTYIGPLARAYYFLRSPKMSQEEREKRKKLFGTFGDGFVTLKAHELNVNGRKLMEIPVTTFPGVKTPIHFSYLLYLACFSETSAWLYFNAALRFCKLAGVEPSMLLHPLDFLDGGDARELEFFPAMNMDHKKKIELLNEFVGRLTRDFETVKLGEHAEIAGKRSRPLTSTDPAAVQ
- a CDS encoding glycogen synthase codes for the protein MRVAVISAEAVPYSKTGGLGDVAGALPKALKAVGVDSVLITPCYWQTKGEHLWKTAIDDLFVDWRGGTYHAKAFYSEANGSPTFLIDAPSLFHRDSIYGYREDHERFAFFNHAALTLLKRIGPPPDIIHLNDWHCGFGAVELASLRRRDEYWRRTRTVFSIHNMAYQGGFGSEDLWKFGFGSEFARNAFASNGHASAMKAGLETSDMLSTVSRRYAHEIQTPEFGYGLDWLTRQRAGRLVGITNGVDFDVWNPATDPELPANYDINDMSGKAECKRQLLDRFGLPQDLERPVIAIVTRLTGQKGIELIQQAAGDILATGAFFIALGSGEKQYENFLQRLRDVAPRQVGVYVGYSEPLAHQIEAGADIFLMPSRFEPCGLNQMYSLRYGTIPVVRAVGGLDDTVENFDAVTGRGNGFKFHAFPCRQVRRADL
- a CDS encoding adenylosuccinate synthase, with the protein product MIIVIIGAQWGDEGKGKVVDLLAERFDIVSRYQGGHNAGHSVYVGDRAFVLRLLPSGIIHPDKTCVLGNGMVIDPKAFFEEVDQIAEKGVEVSPERLKVSSRAHLIMPYHRALDHTSEERLGNEKIGTTLRGIGPAYEDKAGRRGIRVADAMSPEILKLRIERNLEEANRIIVLFGNQPLRADEILAEISPLVERLRPFVCETSHFLAEARKAKKKILLEGAQATLLDVDHGTYPYVTSSNPTAGGASVGAGIPPHHITGVLGIVRTYATRVGEGPFPTEMLDTEEPIAHIIRERGNEYGSVTKRPRRCGWFDAVATRYAAELNGFDSIALTKLDVLDELDEIKVCVGYTINGERVDTFPAVSHDLRQIEPIYETLPGWKSDTLGTTEFDELPENAQNYVRFLSDRVGVEIGLISTGPERDQTIILKESVMEGWFA
- a CDS encoding NAD(P)/FAD-dependent oxidoreductase, yielding MSRRIAIVGAGFLGLTVALRCAKRGDKVTVFELGPEIGGLAAAWDIGGIRWDKHYHVTLLSDSYTRAIVEEIGLGDEFRWVETRTGFYSGGKLYSMSNTMEFLRFPPLDLISKLRLGGTIFYASKVKNWRKLEKISVEEWLTRLSGRKTFQRMWRPLLRAKLGDSYKETSAAFIWATIQRMYAARRSGLKREMFGYVRGGYARVLGRFGERLAELGVEIKLNTRAKSIHSEGGKVKVEAEGHSDDFDAALLTCTPRAAAGMLPELTQEEKARYEAIPYQGIICASLILKRPLSEFYVTNITDETPFTGIIEMTALVEKSEFDGNSLVYLPKYLSPNDEMFTETDETIKERFLAGLEAMYPELSRSDVAEMRISRVKEVFPIPVVGYSELVAPVRTSIKGVYVLNSSHIANGTLNVNETVQLAEAFFCDHL
- a CDS encoding GNAT family N-acetyltransferase — translated: MFAFKIDNDVELTLPQMHHAEELAAVVRDNLDRLQPWMPWAVDDYSLEHAKQFVFRTLDEFSQVGRFDALILYRGRFVGTIGFHHLDTTNKMASVGYWITRELEGKGVVTKCSRVVINYLFDTMGLNRVQINCNVENLRSRVIPERLGFTLEGTLREVEYLDGRFGDWAVYSMLKREWEANGRASGN